A genomic window from Salvia miltiorrhiza cultivar Shanhuang (shh) chromosome 5, IMPLAD_Smil_shh, whole genome shotgun sequence includes:
- the LOC131025420 gene encoding octanoyltransferase LIP2, mitochondrial-like isoform X4: protein MRGPRSIEIWKMGAVNYLEALKLQEKLTSDRKTHKIKDTLLSLQHPPTFTLGKRRTVHNVLVSEAELKAMGAELHYTERGGDVTFHGPHQAVLYPIISLRDIRIGARKYVENLESTMIELASLYGVKARAGHTGETGVWVGHRKIGAIGVRISSGITSHGLAFNIDPDLNYFKHIVPCGIADKEVTSLQKEVGKVLPSEQVIHEQLISSFVKVFGYTDVTWRDKTSDDKE, encoded by the coding sequence ATGAGAGGTCCTAGAAGCATTGAGATATGGAAGATGGGAGCTGTGAATTATTTGGAGGCACTTAAGCTGCAAGAGAAATTGACATCTGATAGAAAAACACACAAGATCAAAGACACCCTGCTGTCCCTACAGCATCCACCCACATTTACTCTTGGCAAAAGGCGCACTGTTCATAACGTATTGGTTTCCGAGGCTGAACTCAAAGCAATGGGGGCAGAGCTTCACTATACAGAAAGAGGAGGCGACGTTACATTTCATGGTCCTCATCAGGCTGTTTTGTACCCCATCATCTCTTTGAGAGATATCCGAATAGGGGCCAGAAAATACGTGGAGAATCTTGAATCGACAATGATTGAGTTGGCATCTCTATACGGTGTCAAAGCTCGTGCTGGACACACAGGTGAAACGGGGGTTTGGGTTGGTCACAGAAAGATTGGCGCAATTGGGGTTCGCATATCTTCTGGAATTACATCCCATGGTTTGGCATTCAACATCGATCCCGACTTGAACTACTTCAAACATATCGTGCCATGCGGAATAGCAGATAAAGAAGTCACATCTTTGCAAAAAGAGGTGGGGAAGGTGCTTCCTTCTGAACAAGTGATTCATGAGCAATTGATTTCATCTTTTGTTAAAGTATTTGGCTACACTGATGTTACTTGGAGGGATAAAACCTCAGATGATAAAGAATGA
- the LOC131025420 gene encoding octanoyltransferase LIP2, mitochondrial-like isoform X2, whose translation MLYWKEHENDTLCRVCNTPRYVETETNSSSEDDLSLKRKKVSAKEMRGPRSIEIWKMGAVNYLEALKLQEKLTSDRKTHKIKDTLLSLQHPPTFTLGKRRTVHNVLVSEAELKAMGAELHYTERGGDVTFHGPHQAVLYPIISLRDIRIGARKYVENLESTMIELASLYGVKARAGHTGETGVWVGHRKIGAIGVRISSGITSHGLAFNIDPDLNYFKHIVPCGIADKEVTSLQKEVGKVLPSEQVIHEQLISSFVKVFGYTDVTWRDKTSDDKE comes from the exons ATGTTGTATTGGAAAGAGCACGAGAATGACACTTTATGTCGTGTGTGCAATACACCCAGATATGTTGAAACTGAAACAAATTCATCAAGTGAGGATGATTTGTCTTTAAAGCGCAAAAAAGTGTCAGCAAAG GAAATGAGAGGTCCTAGAAGCATTGAGATATGGAAGATGGGAGCTGTGAATTATTTGGAGGCACTTAAGCTGCAAGAGAAATTGACATCTGATAGAAAAACACACAAGATCAAAGACACCCTGCTGTCCCTACAGCATCCACCCACATTTACTCTTGGCAAAAGGCGCACTGTTCATAACGTATTGGTTTCCGAGGCTGAACTCAAAGCAATGGGGGCAGAGCTTCACTATACAGAAAGAGGAGGCGACGTTACATTTCATGGTCCTCATCAGGCTGTTTTGTACCCCATCATCTCTTTGAGAGATATCCGAATAGGGGCCAGAAAATACGTGGAGAATCTTGAATCGACAATGATTGAGTTGGCATCTCTATACGGTGTCAAAGCTCGTGCTGGACACACAGGTGAAACGGGGGTTTGGGTTGGTCACAGAAAGATTGGCGCAATTGGGGTTCGCATATCTTCTGGAATTACATCCCATGGTTTGGCATTCAACATCGATCCCGACTTGAACTACTTCAAACATATCGTGCCATGCGGAATAGCAGATAAAGAAGTCACATCTTTGCAAAAAGAGGTGGGGAAGGTGCTTCCTTCTGAACAAGTGATTCATGAGCAATTGATTTCATCTTTTGTTAAAGTATTTGGCTACACTGATGTTACTTGGAGGGATAAAACCTCAGATGATAAAGAATGA
- the LOC131025420 gene encoding octanoyltransferase LIP2, mitochondrial-like isoform X3 — protein MRYVETETNSSSEDDLSLKRKKVSAKEMRGPRSIEIWKMGAVNYLEALKLQEKLTSDRKTHKIKDTLLSLQHPPTFTLGKRRTVHNVLVSEAELKAMGAELHYTERGGDVTFHGPHQAVLYPIISLRDIRIGARKYVENLESTMIELASLYGVKARAGHTGETGVWVGHRKIGAIGVRISSGITSHGLAFNIDPDLNYFKHIVPCGIADKEVTSLQKEVGKVLPSEQVIHEQLISSFVKVFGYTDVTWRDKTSDDKE, from the exons ATGAG ATATGTTGAAACTGAAACAAATTCATCAAGTGAGGATGATTTGTCTTTAAAGCGCAAAAAAGTGTCAGCAAAG GAAATGAGAGGTCCTAGAAGCATTGAGATATGGAAGATGGGAGCTGTGAATTATTTGGAGGCACTTAAGCTGCAAGAGAAATTGACATCTGATAGAAAAACACACAAGATCAAAGACACCCTGCTGTCCCTACAGCATCCACCCACATTTACTCTTGGCAAAAGGCGCACTGTTCATAACGTATTGGTTTCCGAGGCTGAACTCAAAGCAATGGGGGCAGAGCTTCACTATACAGAAAGAGGAGGCGACGTTACATTTCATGGTCCTCATCAGGCTGTTTTGTACCCCATCATCTCTTTGAGAGATATCCGAATAGGGGCCAGAAAATACGTGGAGAATCTTGAATCGACAATGATTGAGTTGGCATCTCTATACGGTGTCAAAGCTCGTGCTGGACACACAGGTGAAACGGGGGTTTGGGTTGGTCACAGAAAGATTGGCGCAATTGGGGTTCGCATATCTTCTGGAATTACATCCCATGGTTTGGCATTCAACATCGATCCCGACTTGAACTACTTCAAACATATCGTGCCATGCGGAATAGCAGATAAAGAAGTCACATCTTTGCAAAAAGAGGTGGGGAAGGTGCTTCCTTCTGAACAAGTGATTCATGAGCAATTGATTTCATCTTTTGTTAAAGTATTTGGCTACACTGATGTTACTTGGAGGGATAAAACCTCAGATGATAAAGAATGA
- the LOC131025420 gene encoding octanoyltransferase LIP2, mitochondrial-like isoform X1, which produces MKGYTNWTAHGEGTSFNPTTSQEEDSFVMSDDMHDLIYDAFGGNNIDENIIDEPNEQAKAFFKLIDDAQHELYPGCKQFSKLKFIIRLFHLKVIGKWSNKSFTMLLELLKEVFPDLTQSLPTSFYEVRKIIGELGLSYAKIDACPNDCMLYWKEHENDTLCRVCNTPRYVETETNSSSEDDLSLKRKKVSAKEMRGPRSIEIWKMGAVNYLEALKLQEKLTSDRKTHKIKDTLLSLQHPPTFTLGKRRTVHNVLVSEAELKAMGAELHYTERGGDVTFHGPHQAVLYPIISLRDIRIGARKYVENLESTMIELASLYGVKARAGHTGETGVWVGHRKIGAIGVRISSGITSHGLAFNIDPDLNYFKHIVPCGIADKEVTSLQKEVGKVLPSEQVIHEQLISSFVKVFGYTDVTWRDKTSDDKE; this is translated from the exons ATGAAAGGTTATACAAATTGGACTGCACATGGGGAGGGAACTTCGTTTAATCCCACTACTTCTCAAGAAGAAGATTCTTTTGTTATGTCAGACGACatgcatgatttgatttatGATGCATTTGGGGGCAATAATATAGatgaaaatataatagatgAACCGAATGAACAAGCTAAGGCTTTCTTTAAGTTGATAGATGATGCTCAACATGAACTATATCCGGGGTGCAAGCAATTTTCAAAGTTAAAGTTCATCATTAGACTCTTTCATCTTAAAGTTATTGGGAAATGGTCTAACAAATCATTCACAATGCTTCTTGAATTATTGAAAGAGGTATTTCCAGATTTGACTCAGTCATTACCCACATCTTTCTATGAGGTACGCAAGATAATTGGAGAATTGGGATTGAGTTATGCTAAGATAGATGCATGCCCTAATGATTGCATGTTGTATTGGAAAGAGCACGAGAATGACACTTTATGTCGTGTGTGCAATACACCCAGATATGTTGAAACTGAAACAAATTCATCAAGTGAGGATGATTTGTCTTTAAAGCGCAAAAAAGTGTCAGCAAAG GAAATGAGAGGTCCTAGAAGCATTGAGATATGGAAGATGGGAGCTGTGAATTATTTGGAGGCACTTAAGCTGCAAGAGAAATTGACATCTGATAGAAAAACACACAAGATCAAAGACACCCTGCTGTCCCTACAGCATCCACCCACATTTACTCTTGGCAAAAGGCGCACTGTTCATAACGTATTGGTTTCCGAGGCTGAACTCAAAGCAATGGGGGCAGAGCTTCACTATACAGAAAGAGGAGGCGACGTTACATTTCATGGTCCTCATCAGGCTGTTTTGTACCCCATCATCTCTTTGAGAGATATCCGAATAGGGGCCAGAAAATACGTGGAGAATCTTGAATCGACAATGATTGAGTTGGCATCTCTATACGGTGTCAAAGCTCGTGCTGGACACACAGGTGAAACGGGGGTTTGGGTTGGTCACAGAAAGATTGGCGCAATTGGGGTTCGCATATCTTCTGGAATTACATCCCATGGTTTGGCATTCAACATCGATCCCGACTTGAACTACTTCAAACATATCGTGCCATGCGGAATAGCAGATAAAGAAGTCACATCTTTGCAAAAAGAGGTGGGGAAGGTGCTTCCTTCTGAACAAGTGATTCATGAGCAATTGATTTCATCTTTTGTTAAAGTATTTGGCTACACTGATGTTACTTGGAGGGATAAAACCTCAGATGATAAAGAATGA